In the Piscinibacter sp. XHJ-5 genome, one interval contains:
- a CDS encoding DUF1003 domain-containing protein codes for MKEQDIRYLAEHLMLTGVGSLNRRDRQTLERLLVRLGDRRRDRPDETLVPTLGERLADRVAEFGGSWTFIVLFMAVLVGWALLNTDVLGASAFDPYPYVFLNLLLSMLAAIQAPIIMMSQNRQAARDRIAAARDYETNLRAERKIDELIELLRAKAGP; via the coding sequence ATGAAAGAACAAGACATCCGCTACCTCGCCGAACACCTGATGCTCACCGGCGTGGGCAGCCTGAACCGGCGCGACCGGCAGACGCTGGAGCGGCTGCTGGTGCGACTGGGCGACCGGCGCCGCGACCGGCCCGACGAGACCCTCGTTCCCACGCTCGGTGAACGCCTCGCCGACCGCGTCGCCGAGTTCGGCGGCTCCTGGACCTTCATCGTCCTGTTCATGGCCGTGCTGGTCGGCTGGGCGCTGCTGAACACCGACGTGCTCGGCGCATCGGCGTTCGACCCGTATCCCTACGTGTTCCTGAACCTGCTGCTGTCGATGCTGGCCGCGATCCAGGCGCCGATCATCATGATGTCGCAGAACCGGCAGGCGGCACGCGACCGCATTGCCGCGGCGCGCGACTACGAGACCAATCTGCGCGCGGAGCGGAAGATCGATGAATTGATCGAGTTGCTGCGGGCGAAGGCTGGGCCATGA
- a CDS encoding NAD(P)-binding domain-containing protein has translation MPTQRIETIVIGAGQAGLAISHHLSRLGAEHLVLERGQVAERWRTERWDSLCFQSPNWNMNLPGWSRTTADPHVDPDAFSPLREVTDYIERYAAVVRAPLRTGCTARSIGPGQRPGRLQVQTDDILYEAHNVVVATGPYHVPRPSIPLGSPVLELNSTQYRNPAQLPPGAVLVVGAGNSGVQIAEELCRAARRVFLSVGSHERIQRRYRGKDCIWWLIATGSADARLHEWKGARLSRLMTGVDGGHDIDLRRLAAEGVVLLGRMTGADNGRLAIADDLRSTIAHGDDSLKAFNRRCDDVARDRQLDLPPAEPAGDPWPDPPQLLTPIRTLDLPREGIHSVIWANGALTDFSWIDLPVFGPSGSRRTPLHERGVTSEPGLYFLGLPWLHKWKSAFLFGADEDAAYLAQHIASRASH, from the coding sequence ATGCCTACCCAGCGTATCGAAACCATCGTGATCGGCGCCGGGCAAGCCGGCCTGGCGATCAGCCATCACCTGAGCCGGCTGGGTGCCGAGCACCTCGTGCTAGAGCGCGGGCAGGTCGCCGAGCGTTGGCGCACCGAGCGCTGGGATTCGCTGTGCTTCCAGTCGCCGAACTGGAACATGAACCTCCCGGGCTGGAGTCGCACGACCGCCGACCCGCACGTCGATCCCGATGCGTTCTCGCCGCTGCGCGAGGTCACCGACTACATCGAGCGCTACGCGGCCGTCGTCCGTGCACCGCTGCGGACCGGCTGCACGGCACGGTCCATCGGACCAGGGCAGCGGCCCGGGCGGTTGCAGGTGCAAACCGACGACATCCTCTACGAGGCGCACAACGTCGTCGTCGCCACGGGCCCCTACCACGTGCCGCGTCCGTCGATCCCGCTGGGCAGTCCGGTGCTGGAGTTGAACTCGACCCAGTACCGCAACCCGGCGCAGCTGCCCCCCGGCGCCGTGCTGGTCGTCGGCGCGGGAAACTCGGGCGTGCAGATCGCCGAGGAGCTGTGCCGCGCCGCGCGCCGGGTGTTCCTGTCCGTGGGCTCGCACGAACGGATCCAGCGTCGCTACCGGGGGAAGGATTGCATCTGGTGGCTGATCGCGACCGGCTCCGCCGATGCGAGGCTTCACGAGTGGAAAGGCGCGCGCCTCTCGCGCTTGATGACGGGCGTGGACGGGGGGCACGACATCGATCTGCGCCGGCTGGCTGCCGAAGGGGTGGTGCTGCTCGGGCGCATGACAGGTGCCGACAACGGCAGGCTCGCCATCGCGGATGACCTGCGTTCCACCATTGCGCACGGCGACGACTCGCTGAAGGCGTTCAATCGTCGCTGCGACGACGTGGCTCGCGATCGGCAACTGGACCTCCCCCCGGCCGAACCTGCGGGGGATCCATGGCCCGATCCACCGCAGCTGCTCACGCCGATTCGCACCCTGGACCTCCCCCGCGAGGGAATCCACTCGGTGATCTGGGCCAACGGCGCGCTCACGGACTTCAGCTGGATCGATCTCCCGGTCTTCGGCCCATCCGGATCCCGGCGGACGCCCTTGCACGAGCGCGGCGTGACCTCCGAGCCGGGCCTGTACTTCCTGGGCCTGCCGTGGCTGCACAAGTGGAAGTCGGCCTTCCTGTTCGGGGCCGACGAGGACGCGGCCTACCTGGCGCAGCACATCGCCTCTCGCGCGAGCCACTGA
- a CDS encoding Do family serine endopeptidase — protein MRHLLRSPRTHAIGVATVASVLALAGCTHRMVSAAPVAAAATSAPSPAPAGLPDFATITERAGPAVVNVRVSGVREVTADDDDEGSAQALLDLLRRRFGSAVPPIRVPVRGEGSGFIVSHDGIVLTNAHVVQGAKEVVVRLTDRREFNARVLGSDARTDIAVLKIDAHQLPVLPLGDASRLRAGDWVLAIGSPFGFENTVTAGVVSALGRSLPDDGAVRFIQTDVAINPGNSGGPLFNARGEVVGINSQIYSRSGGYEGVSFAIPIDVARRVEQQIVATGHASHARLGTTVQDVDARLAASFKLAKPQGALVAEVQPGSPAAGAGLEAGDVVLRIDGEPIVASGDLSATVAMHAPGDKVALEVWRAGAPREIRVALGDAKEGAAAPQTAAHAAPVAAGSLGLALRPLEPEEQRQAGAHGGLLIEDVSGRAAMAGLQPGDLLLGINGKPVESMGALRDALAGAGHAIALLVQRGQERLYVPL, from the coding sequence ATGAGACATCTCCTTCGTTCACCGCGGACCCATGCGATCGGCGTCGCCACGGTCGCCTCTGTGCTCGCCCTGGCCGGATGCACGCACCGGATGGTCAGCGCGGCCCCGGTCGCCGCCGCCGCCACGAGCGCACCTTCGCCCGCGCCCGCCGGGCTGCCGGACTTCGCCACCATCACCGAGCGGGCCGGACCTGCGGTCGTCAACGTGCGGGTCAGTGGCGTGCGCGAAGTGACCGCCGATGACGACGACGAGGGTTCCGCGCAGGCGCTGCTCGATCTGCTGCGCAGGCGCTTCGGCAGCGCGGTGCCGCCCATCCGGGTGCCGGTGCGCGGCGAGGGGTCCGGCTTCATCGTCTCGCACGACGGCATCGTGCTCACCAACGCGCACGTGGTGCAGGGTGCGAAGGAAGTCGTGGTTCGCCTGACCGACCGGCGCGAATTCAATGCACGCGTGCTGGGCAGCGATGCCAGGACCGATATCGCAGTGCTGAAGATCGACGCGCACCAGCTGCCCGTGCTGCCGCTGGGCGACGCCAGCCGCCTGCGCGCAGGCGACTGGGTGCTGGCCATCGGCTCGCCCTTCGGCTTCGAGAACACCGTCACCGCGGGCGTGGTGAGCGCGCTGGGCCGCTCGCTGCCCGACGACGGCGCGGTGCGCTTCATCCAGACCGACGTGGCGATCAATCCGGGCAACTCGGGCGGGCCGCTGTTCAATGCGCGCGGCGAAGTGGTGGGCATCAATTCGCAGATCTACAGCCGCTCCGGCGGCTACGAGGGCGTGTCCTTCGCGATTCCGATCGACGTCGCCAGGCGCGTCGAGCAGCAGATCGTCGCCACGGGCCATGCCTCGCACGCCCGCCTCGGCACGACGGTGCAGGACGTCGACGCACGGCTGGCCGCCTCGTTCAAGCTCGCCAAGCCGCAGGGCGCGCTGGTCGCCGAGGTGCAGCCGGGCAGCCCGGCCGCCGGCGCCGGCCTCGAAGCGGGCGACGTGGTGCTGCGCATCGACGGCGAGCCCATCGTCGCTTCGGGCGATCTGTCGGCCACCGTGGCCATGCACGCGCCGGGCGACAAGGTCGCGCTGGAGGTGTGGCGCGCCGGCGCACCGCGTGAGATCCGGGTCGCCCTCGGCGACGCCAAGGAGGGTGCCGCCGCGCCGCAGACTGCGGCCCATGCAGCGCCCGTCGCCGCCGGCTCTCTGGGCCTGGCACTGCGCCCGCTGGAGCCTGAGGAGCAGCGTCAGGCCGGCGCGCACGGCGGGCTGCTGATCGAGGACGTGAGCGGGCGCGCGGCGATGGCAGGCCTGCAGCCCGGCGACCTGCTGCTCGGCATCAACGGCAAGCCGGTGGAGTCGATGGGCGCACTGCGCGACGCGCTCGCCGGCGCAGGACACGCCATCGCGCTGCTCGTGCAGCGCGGACAGGAAAGGCTCTATGTCCCGCTCTGA